The genomic region CGCGCGGCGGGCGATGTCGCGCGTTTCGGCAATCACGGCGAAGGCCGGCTGGCCATGGAACTGCACGCGCCCGTCGGCCAGCACCGGCTCGTCATGCAGGTGGCTGGGACTGATGTCGTTCGAATGCGGCATGTCGCTTGCGGTCAGCACGCAGACGACACCGGGCAACGCGACGACGGCGGAGAGGTCCATCTCCAGGATCTCGGCATGAGCACGATCGGTGAGGCCCAGCGCGCCATGCAGGGTACCGGCGGGCTCGGGCATGTCGTCGATGTAGTCGGCCGTTCCCGCCACATGCTTGTGGGCGCTGTCGTGGCGGAGCCGCATGTGCATCGGGCCAGCAATGGTGGTCTGTTCTTCGAAGGTGGACTTATCCATCTTGTCGATTCCTTTCGAAGAAAGCGCCCCTCATCCGGCCTGCTGGCCACCTTCTCCCCGTTCTGACGGGGAGAAGGGACGTTGCCGCGCGGCCTTTGTTCCCTCTCCCCGCCTGCGGGGAGAGGGTTAGGGTGAGGGGCGATCTCACGGCACAGGCTTCGAATGCCGCACTCATGCCACGTCCTCGAAACGCTGGAGTTGAACCGTCTCGCCGGTGCTCTCCAGTAAAAAGCGCATCAGCAGATTCTTTGCCGCCAACATGCGATAGGCGCTCGTGGCGCGCCAGTCGGTGATCGGCTGGTAATCGGTCTCGAAAGCTGCCTGCGCCGCACGAACAGCCTCCTCGCTCCAGGGCTGGCCGATGAGGGCCGCCTCGACGGCCTTCGCCCGCTTGGGCGTCGCGGCCATGCCGCCGAAGGCGACGAGGGCGGTGCGGACGCGATTGTCCTCGTCAAGCGCAACCCGGAAGGCGCCGAGGAGGGCGGAGATATCCTCGTCGCGACGCTTGGAGACCTTGTAGGCGGCGAAACGATCGCCGTCAGGCAGCGCGGGAACGAAGATGCTTTCGACGAATTCGCCCGGCTTGCGATCCTGCTTGCCGTAGCCGATGAAGAAATCCTCGAGCGGCAGCGTGCGGGTGCCGTTCTTCGATCGCAGGGTGACCGATGCGCCGAGGACGATCAACGGTGGTGGGCTGTCGCCGATCGGCGAGCCATTGGCGATGTTGCCGCCGATCGTGCCCATGTTGCGGATCTGTTCGCCGCCGATGCGATCGATGAGCTGGCCGAAGGCCGGGTAGGCATTGGACAGGGCATCGAACGCGGCCGTATAGCTGACGCTGGCGCCAATCGTCAGGCCCGCGTCCGTGCGGTCGATCCGTTGCAGTTCGGCGATGCCGTTGATGAACACCGCCGGATTGAGCGGTCGCATCTGCTTCGTCACCCAGAGACCGACATCGGTTGCGCCGGCGACGATCGTCGCGGTCGGATGTTCGTCCAGCGCCGTCGCGAGTCCCGTCGCGTCCGCCGGCACGATCAGACAGTCCTCGCCCGTGCGGATCACGATCGTTTTCGTAGAGCGGAGCGCTTTCAGCCGTGCGGTGACCGCTTGCCGCGTACGGGTGATCGGATCGAAGATTGCCGAGGGGCGTTCCCGCGCTGCGGCCTCTGCCGCCCGCACGATCGGCTCATAGCCGGTGCAGCGACAGAGATTGCCTTGCAGCGTCTTCTCGATTGCGGCCCGGCTCGGATTGTCGTTCGTCAGCCACAGGCCATAGAGCGACATGACGAAGCCGGGCGTGCAGAAGCCGCATTGCGAACCGTGGAAATCGACCATGGCCTGCTGCACCGGATGGAGCGTGCCGTCCTTGGCCGCGAGATGCTCGACGGTCACGACATGCGTCGCGTTCAGCGAGCCGATAAAGCGGATGCAGGCGTTGACGCTTTCGTAGACGAGTCTTTCGCCGTTCTCGCCATCGTTCGAAAGGCGGCCAACCAGCACCGTGCAGGCGCCGCAATCGCCTTCAGCACAGCCCTCCTTCGTCCCGGTCAGCCGGCGCTCCAGCCTCAGATAGTCGAGCAGTGTCGCGGTCGGCGCGACGTCCGAAAGGGCGACCTCGGTGTCGTTCAGGATGAAGCGGATGCTGTCGGATGCCTGTGCCATGCCAATCATTCCGTTGCTGCCGTATGTTCCCTTAATCGTACCCGATTTAAGGATAAAACATGCAGCAATTCAAAGTGCTACAGCGTCGTTTGCGCGTCTGATTAGACTCGCGGCGGCGTAGATTGGAACGCAATACGGGCGGAAACCGCTTACGCTTTTCCTTAGTCCGCTCTACTGCGCAGTCCAGCCGCCATCCATCGAGACATGCGTGCCGGTGATCTGCGCAGCGTCATCGCTCGCAAGATAGAGCGCCAGCGATGCCACTTGCTCGACCGTAATGAATTTCTTGGTCGGCTGGCCCTTGAGCATCACGTCGTTCACCACCTGCGCCTCCGTGATGCCGCGCGTCCTAGCCTGGTCCGGGATCTGCTTCTCGACAAGCGGTGTTAGTACGTAGCCGGGGCAGATCGAGTTCGCGGTGATGCCGTTTTCCGCGACCTCCAGCGCGACCGTCTTGGTGAGGCCCATGATACCATGCTTGGCCGCGACATAGGCGGACTTGAACGGCGAGGCGACGAGCCCATGCGCCGAGGCGATATTGATGATACGCCCCCAGCCTTTCGCCTTCATGCCCGGCAGCGCGGCGCGGATCGTGTGGAAGGAAGAGGAGAGATTGATGGCGATTATCCGGTCCCATTGTTCGACCGGAAAGTCCTCGACTTTCTCGACATATTGCACGCCGGCATTGTTGACGAGGATATCGACACCGCCGAAGCGCGTCGCAGCGGTCGCCATCAGGTCGGCGATCTCGTCGGGTTTGGTCATGTCCGCGGGATGATAGATGACGATGCCGCTTCCGAGTCCGGCGACGTCGTCCGTCACTGCCCTGATCTCGTCCGGCGCACCGAAGCCATTCAGCACGATATTGCCTCCGGTCTTCGCGAAAGCCCTGGCAATCGCCAGACCGATTCCGCTCGTCGAACCCGTTATGACCGCAGTTTTTGTCATTTTGTTCTCTCCCTCGCGCTGCCGCTCCTTGTCACCGGTTCGAGCGGGTCGCGGACGAAACGCGCCGCGCTGTTCCTCGTTCCGCCTCGGCTCGGTTTTGCAATGCAACAGTGTCAACCTACGCGGAAAAATGCACGGGTGACAATTGTGTTTTTCAGATTGCCGACGCAGATTTGGCGCCGTTCGCACGGGCAATGGAATTGCGTTTCGTTTTCGTTTGACATTCGTTTTTCCGTCGTATTGAAGTTTTTCGAATGTCGTCCTTGAGGAAGGCGCGACGTCGAGGTAAGGCCGGGGAGGGGCGCATGGGCGAATATATTCTCGCGATCGATCAGGGCACGACATCGAGCCGGGCGATTGTTTTCGACCGCAAGCAGAAGGTCGCCGGCGTCGGCCAGAAGGAATTCAGGCAACATTTCCCGAAGTCGGGCTGGGTCGAGCACGACCCGGAAGAAATCTGGCAAACGGTTCTCTTCACCGTCAAGGAGGCGATCGGAAACGCGGGTATTTCCGCAAGCGAGATCGCCGCGATCGGCATCACGAACCAGCGCGAGACGGTGGTCGTATGGGAGCGGGAGACCGGAAAGCCGATCCACAATGCGATCGTCTGGCAGGACCGCCGCACGGCGTCCTTCTGCGAAAAGCTGAAGAAAAAGGGCTTTGAAAAGACCTTTGCGAAAAAGACCGGCCTGCTGCTCGATCCCTATTTCTCCGGCACGAAGCTCAACTGGCTGCTTTCGAACGTGAAGGGGGCGCGGGTGCGCGCGGCAAAGGGCGAGCTTTGCTTCGGCACGATCGACACTTTCCTCATCTGGCGGCTCACCGGCGGCAAGTCCTTCGCGACGGACGCGACCAACGCATCGCGCACGCTCCTCTACAACATCGCCGACAATGCCTGGGACGACGACCTGCTCGATATTCTGCGCGTTCCGCGGGCGATGCTGCCGGAGGTCAAGGATTGCGCCGCCGACTTCGGCGTGGCTGACTCAGCGCTCTTTGGCGCGGCGATCCCGATCCTCGGCGTCGCCGGCGACCAGCAGGCGGCGACGATCGGTCAGGCCTGCTTCACGCCCGGCATGCTGAAATCGACCTATGGCACCGGCTGCTTCGCCCTGCTCAACACCGGCAGCGACATCGTCCGCTCAAAGAACCGCCTGCTTACCACCATCGCCTATCGTCTCGATGGCGAAACCACCTACGCGCTCGAGGGTTCGATCTTCGTTGCCGGTGCGGCCGTGCAATGGCTGCGCGATGGTCTCAAGGTGATCAAGGCGGCCCCGGACACCGGCACGCTTGCCGAGAGTGCCGATCCCTCGCAGGACGTCTATCTCGTTCCGGCCTTTACCGGCCTCGGTGCGCCGCACTGGAATCCTGATGCTCGCGGCGCGATCTTCGGCATGACGCGCAACACAGGCCCGGCAGAGTTTGCCCGGGCGGCGCTCGAAGCTGTCTGCTACCAGACCCGCGATCTGCTCGAGGCCATGCACAAGGATTGGCGCAACGGCGGCAGGGATACAGTGCTGCGCGTCGACGGCGGCATGGTCGCGTCCGACTGGACGATGCAGCGCCTCTCCGATCTGCTCGACGCCCCGGTCGATCGTCCCTTCATTCTCGAGACGACGGCGCTTGGGGTCGCCTGGCTTGCCGGAAGTCGCGCCGGCATCTGGCCAAGCCAGGAGGAGTTCGCGAGATCCTGGGCGCGCGACCGGCGTTTTGAGCCGAAGATGGACGAGGCGACACGTAAGGTGAAGCTCAAGGGCTGGCGCAGCGCGGTCAAGAGGACGTTGATCGCGGCTTAGAGCAACGCCCGATCTGCCCGAATCGCGGCTACCATGCGCGGGCGGCAATCCCTCTCTGCGGGGCTCCCCGCTTCCTTTCCGACGAGGTCGATCTCGGTGCGGGGTCGGACGTGGCGCATATCGATAATACTCGAAGGTATAGCTGGAGAGATATGCGACTCCGCGCGCCATGGTGAGCGCTGCCATTCCCGCACACGCGCGCACTCCTGGACCGAATGAGGCCCAGCACAACGGCGATTTAGCCCCCGACCAACGGCTCCTGTAGGAGGATCATCAACCGACCCGGGATCGACTTGACTCACGCATAGCTCGCCGGCTATATATTGATCAATAGCCAGCGGGGTATTGATCCCAAATGTCGAACGCTCACGATGTTCTCTTCAGGACGCTTGCCGATCCGACTCGGCGGGCTCTCTTTGAACGCCTTTGCCGTGAGGGGGAAAGGACGGTCGGAGCCCTGACGGCGCGGGCCGGGGTGTCGCAACCCGTCGTCTCAAAGCATCTCGGGGTCCTGAAGCAGGCGGGTTTGGTGCGCGACCGCCACGAAGGTCGCCATACGTACTACAGCGCCCAACTCGGCGCGCTTGCCCCGCTGGTCGATTGGACAAGCCAGATGGCCGGGTTCTGGCAAAGCCGCTTCGACGACCTCGAAGACCTACTGAAAAGGATGGACCAATGAATGAAACGTTGCCCGAAACGCGCTCCGTCGTGGTCGAACGCGAGATCCCTCATCCGCCGGAAAAGATCTGGCGCGCGCTCACCCAGCCACATCTGGTCGAGGAGTGGCTGATGAAGAACGATTTCAAACCGGTTGTGGGTCACCGTTTCAATCTTCGCGGAGATTGGGGCGGAGTATTGGATTGCGAGGTGCTAACCGTAGAGCCGAACAAAAAGCTGACCTACACTTGGAATTTCGCCCACGAGGATCCGGCCTACGATCTGAAGAGCGTGGTGACTTTCACCCTCACCCCAACGAGCACGGGGACACAGCTGCGCATGGAGCAGTCGGGCTTCCGGCCGGAACAGCGGCAGGCCTACGGAGGCGCCAACGCGGGATGGCAGAAGTTCTTTGCAAATCTGGAGCAGGTCTTGGCGAGGATGGATTGAAGTCTGCCGCCATCGCTCAAAATGGGCCAAACGAGGCCCGATCCACTGCGCTTCATGCGGTCGGCCTACTGCTGCAATGAAGTGAACACTCCCGTTGGAAACGGTGCGTTTCCTCAACGGCATTTGCGGCTCGATGTGATGCCAACTATTTCTCTGCAAACAGCAACAGGGAGGCATCATGGAACTCGGGCTTTACACATTCGCGGACGTCGATCCGAATGCGATCGACAAGGGAGCCGAAGGACGGCGGCGTCTCGCCAATCTGCTTGAGGAAATCGAGCTTGCCGATCAGGTCGGGCTCGATGTCTTCGGTCTTGGCGAGCACCACCGACCGGACTATGCGGCCTCGGCGCCGGCGGTGATCCTGGCGGCCGCGGCCTCGCGTACAGCCAAGATCCGATTGAGCAGCGCCGTGACGGTGCTGAGCTCGGACGATCCGGTGCGGGTCTTCCAGCAGTTTTCGACGCTCGACCTTCTCTCCAACGGCCGCGCGGAGATCATGGCCGGACGAGGATCCTTCATCGAATCCTTCCCGCTCTTCGGCCAGTCGCTCGACGACTACGACCAGCTCTTCTCCGAAAAGCTGGATCTGCTGCTGGCGATCCGGGAGACGGAGAAAGTCACCTGGTCGGGCGAGCTGCGTCCGCCGATCGACGACCGCGGTGTCTATCCGCGCCCGCTACAGAATCCGCTGCCGCTCTGGATCGCCGTCGGCGGCACGCCGCAGTCGGTCGCGCGGGCCGGCGCGCTCGGCTTGCCGATGGCGCTTGCGATCATCGGCGGCGAGCCCCGCCGTTTCGCGCCGCTCTTCGATCTCTATCGCGAGGCGGCGCGCCGCGCTGGTCAGGACATCGCGAAGCTGAAGACCAGCATCAATGTTCACGGTTTCATCGCCGACACAACGGAGAAGGCGGCTGACCAGTTTTACGGACCGCAGGGGGAGGTGATGAACCGCATCGGCCGTGAACGCGGCTGGGGGCCGACGAACCGCGCCCACTTCGACCAGGCGCGCAGCGCGACCGGCAACCTCTTCCTCGGCGATCCCGAGACCGTGGCGGAAAAGATCGTCGCGCATCAAAAGCTCTTCCGCAATGATCGCTTCCTTCTGCAAATGGCGATCGGCCTGATGCCGCACGACCAGATCATGCGCGGCATCGAGCTTTACGGCACCAAGGTCGCGCCGCTGGTCCGGGAGATGCTGGCGGAGGAACGCCGATCGCAGCCTGCCGGCGCCTGAACGTCCGCTGTCGGCGCTGGCATATGCCGCGCCGGCACGCTACATGTGGCCGCGAAAGTGAGATACCATGACCCTCAACAACGACGAAGATCTCGAGCGGCTGAAGGAAATTGGCCGCATTTGCGCCAATGCTCTCCAGGCAATGGGCGAGGCGCTCGAACCCGGCATCACCACGGCGGAGCTCGACGCGATCGGCCGCAAGGTGCTGGAGGATGCGAGCGCGCGCTCGGCGCCGGAGCTCTGCTACAAGTTCCCCGGCGCAACCTGCATCAGCGTCAACGAGGAAGTTGCGCACGGCATCCCCGGCAGCCGCGTGATCCGCGCCGGCGACCTCGTCAACATCGATGTTTCGGCCGAGAAGGACGGCATCTTCG from Sinorhizobium garamanticum harbors:
- the xdhA gene encoding xanthine dehydrogenase small subunit, yielding MAQASDSIRFILNDTEVALSDVAPTATLLDYLRLERRLTGTKEGCAEGDCGACTVLVGRLSNDGENGERLVYESVNACIRFIGSLNATHVVTVEHLAAKDGTLHPVQQAMVDFHGSQCGFCTPGFVMSLYGLWLTNDNPSRAAIEKTLQGNLCRCTGYEPIVRAAEAAARERPSAIFDPITRTRQAVTARLKALRSTKTIVIRTGEDCLIVPADATGLATALDEHPTATIVAGATDVGLWVTKQMRPLNPAVFINGIAELQRIDRTDAGLTIGASVSYTAAFDALSNAYPAFGQLIDRIGGEQIRNMGTIGGNIANGSPIGDSPPPLIVLGASVTLRSKNGTRTLPLEDFFIGYGKQDRKPGEFVESIFVPALPDGDRFAAYKVSKRRDEDISALLGAFRVALDEDNRVRTALVAFGGMAATPKRAKAVEAALIGQPWSEEAVRAAQAAFETDYQPITDWRATSAYRMLAAKNLLMRFLLESTGETVQLQRFEDVA
- a CDS encoding ArsR/SmtB family transcription factor, whose translation is MSNAHDVLFRTLADPTRRALFERLCREGERTVGALTARAGVSQPVVSKHLGVLKQAGLVRDRHEGRHTYYSAQLGALAPLVDWTSQMAGFWQSRFDDLEDLLKRMDQ
- a CDS encoding SRPBCC family protein — translated: MNETLPETRSVVVEREIPHPPEKIWRALTQPHLVEEWLMKNDFKPVVGHRFNLRGDWGGVLDCEVLTVEPNKKLTYTWNFAHEDPAYDLKSVVTFTLTPTSTGTQLRMEQSGFRPEQRQAYGGANAGWQKFFANLEQVLARMD
- a CDS encoding 3-hydroxybutyrate dehydrogenase, with the protein product MTKTAVITGSTSGIGLAIARAFAKTGGNIVLNGFGAPDEIRAVTDDVAGLGSGIVIYHPADMTKPDEIADLMATAATRFGGVDILVNNAGVQYVEKVEDFPVEQWDRIIAINLSSSFHTIRAALPGMKAKGWGRIINIASAHGLVASPFKSAYVAAKHGIMGLTKTVALEVAENGITANSICPGYVLTPLVEKQIPDQARTRGITEAQVVNDVMLKGQPTKKFITVEQVASLALYLASDDAAQITGTHVSMDGGWTAQ
- the glpK gene encoding glycerol kinase GlpK, coding for MGEYILAIDQGTTSSRAIVFDRKQKVAGVGQKEFRQHFPKSGWVEHDPEEIWQTVLFTVKEAIGNAGISASEIAAIGITNQRETVVVWERETGKPIHNAIVWQDRRTASFCEKLKKKGFEKTFAKKTGLLLDPYFSGTKLNWLLSNVKGARVRAAKGELCFGTIDTFLIWRLTGGKSFATDATNASRTLLYNIADNAWDDDLLDILRVPRAMLPEVKDCAADFGVADSALFGAAIPILGVAGDQQAATIGQACFTPGMLKSTYGTGCFALLNTGSDIVRSKNRLLTTIAYRLDGETTYALEGSIFVAGAAVQWLRDGLKVIKAAPDTGTLAESADPSQDVYLVPAFTGLGAPHWNPDARGAIFGMTRNTGPAEFARAALEAVCYQTRDLLEAMHKDWRNGGRDTVLRVDGGMVASDWTMQRLSDLLDAPVDRPFILETTALGVAWLAGSRAGIWPSQEEFARSWARDRRFEPKMDEATRKVKLKGWRSAVKRTLIAA
- a CDS encoding LLM class flavin-dependent oxidoreductase, which codes for MELGLYTFADVDPNAIDKGAEGRRRLANLLEEIELADQVGLDVFGLGEHHRPDYAASAPAVILAAAASRTAKIRLSSAVTVLSSDDPVRVFQQFSTLDLLSNGRAEIMAGRGSFIESFPLFGQSLDDYDQLFSEKLDLLLAIRETEKVTWSGELRPPIDDRGVYPRPLQNPLPLWIAVGGTPQSVARAGALGLPMALAIIGGEPRRFAPLFDLYREAARRAGQDIAKLKTSINVHGFIADTTEKAADQFYGPQGEVMNRIGRERGWGPTNRAHFDQARSATGNLFLGDPETVAEKIVAHQKLFRNDRFLLQMAIGLMPHDQIMRGIELYGTKVAPLVREMLAEERRSQPAGA